One window of Papaver somniferum cultivar HN1 chromosome 9, ASM357369v1, whole genome shotgun sequence genomic DNA carries:
- the LOC113311886 gene encoding uncharacterized protein LOC113311886, whose product MRDTKLKDAGRKFTKRRREDGGERHKLKNKRQIRQESMAWTELKLPELNTTMEKVWEEVILTEEIPAPPNMGREPVPGSKSHEFFRYHGFHGNHTNSCRSVRKTIHRLIGQGKLAHYIDQKEAPMITCHNKQAKVNRESKRLSCNFIEHSKGSFQDFEDNVLSRVYKVDCEGTEIINSPKEEPLEVWQRREISFSVKDVPEGEIQHMNSLVISLAMAKIASQEGGQQNKVMTWAVDKVLIDMSSSVDVLFYHTFRALGYEDSDLLPSTYTLYGFNRVATSPKGEICLKISAGELKTKVTLCVVDVESPYNALIGRPWVHGVKGVASTYHQMIRFPMPSGIGEIRGSGE is encoded by the coding sequence ATGCGAGATACGAAGCTTAAGGATGCAGGCAGGAAGTTCACAAAAAGGCGACGAGAAGACGGAGGAGAGAGGCATAAGCTGAAGAACAAAAGGCAGATCAGACAAGAGTCAATGGCCTGGACGGAGTTAAAACTTCCAGAACTTAACACAACTATGGAGAAGGTATGGGAGGAGGTGATATTAACCGAGGAGATACCGGCACCACCAAATATGGGGAGAGAACCAGTCCCGGGAAGCAAGAGTCATGAATTTTTCAGGTATCATGGTTTTCACGGGAACCATACCAACAGCTGTAGAAGTGTTAGGAAGACCATACACCGGCTTATCGGACAAGGGAAACTTGCGCACTACATTGACCAAAAGGAGGCACCGATGATTACTTGTCACAACAAGCAGGCAAAAGTAAACCGAGAAAGTAAAAGATTAAGTTGTAATTTCATAGAACATTCCAAGGGAAGTTTCCAAGATTTTGAAGATAATGTACTCTCAAGAGTGTACAAGGTGGATTGCGAAGGTACTGAGATAATTAATTCCCCGAAGGAAGAACCATTAGAAGTCTGGCAAAGGAGAGAAATATCCTTTTCGGTGAAGGACGTGCCAGAAGGAGAAATTCAGCATATGAATTCACTAGTCATTAGCCTAGCTATGGCCAAGATTGCATCCCAGGAAGGGGGCCAGCAAAATAAGGTGATGACTTGGGCGGTGGACAAAGTCTTGATAGACATGAGTAGCTCAGTAGACGTCCTATTCTACCATACCTTTAGAGCTCTGGGGTACGAGGATTCTGACTTGTTACCTTCTACGTATACGTTGTATGGATTCAACAGAGTGGCGACAAGTCCAAAAGGCGAGATATGCTTGAAAATATCTGCAGGAGAGTTGAAAACAAAGGTTACTCTATGTGTGGTAGATGTGGAGTCGCCATATAACGCTCTTATAGGTAGACCATGGGTTCATGGAGTAAAAGGAGTTGCGTCCACTTATCACCAAATGATACGGTTCCCTATGCCAAGTGGAATCGGAGAAATACGAGGAAGCGGAGAATAA